One part of the Candida albicans SC5314 chromosome R, complete sequence genome encodes these proteins:
- the HXK2 gene encoding hexokinase 2 (Hexokinase II; antigenic in humans; repressed by human neutrophils; Efg1-regulated; fluconazole-induced; gene regulation by Ssn6; present in exponential and stationary growth phase; flow model biofilm induced; Spider biofilm repressed), with translation MVHLGPKPAQKRKGTFTDVSPQLLEALKPIQEQFTISADKLRAIVKHFISELDRGLSKAGGNIPMIPGWVMDFPTGKETGSYLAIDLGGTNLRVVLVKLGGNRDFDTTQSKFALPAHMRTATSDELWDFIAKCLKEFVDEIYPDGCSEPLPLGFTFSYPASQNRINEGILQRWTKGWSIDGIEGKDVVPMLQKAIKKVGVPIDVVALINDTTGTLVASMYTDPEAKMGLIFGTGVNGAYFDVVKDIPKLEGKCPSDIPPESPMAINCEYGSFDNEKYILPRTKYDVQIDEESPRPGQQTFEKMISGYYLGEVLRLILLEFAEEKKLIFKGQNLDKLKVPYVMDASYPSKIEEDPFENLSDVADLFREKLGIETTEPERKIIRCLAELIGERSARFSVCGIAAICQKRGYKTAHCAADGSVYNKYPGFKERTAQALRDIYEWPADVKDPIIIVPAEDGSGVGAAVIAALTEKRLKEGKSVGLLGA, from the coding sequence ATGGTGCATCTCGGTCCAAAACCAGctcaaaaaagaaagggaACTTTCACTGATGTTTCTCCTCAATTATTAGAAGCTCTTAAACCAATTCAAGAGCAATTCACCATTTCTGCAGACAAATTGAGAGCTATTGTTAAACATTTCATCTCAGAATTAGACCGTGGTTTATCAAAAGCTGGTGGTAACATTCCTATGATTCCAGGTTGGGTCATGGATTTCCCAACCGGTAAAGAAACTGGTTCTTATCTTGCCATTGACTTGGGTGGAACCAACTTGAGAGTTGTCTTGGTTAAATTGGGCGGTAACAGAGACTTTGACACCACTCAATCCAAGTTTGCTTTGCCAGCTCACATGAGAACTGCCACCCTGGACGAATTATGGGATTTTATTGCTAAATGTTTGAAAGAgtttgttgatgaaatcTACCCAGATGGTTGCAGTGAACCATTGCCATTGGGTTTCACATTTAGTTATCCAGCTTCTCAAAACCGTATCAATGAAGGTATCTTGCAAAGATGGACTAAAGGCTGGTCAATTGATGGAATTGAAGGAAAGGATGTTGTTCCAATGTTGCAAAAAGCTATTAAGAAAGTTGGTGTCCcaattgatgttgttgcGTTGATCAACGATACCACAGGTACATTAGTTGCTTCTATGTACACAGACCCAGAAGCTAAGATGGGTTTGATTTTTGGTACTGGTGTCAACGGTGCTTATTTCGATGTTGTCAAGGACATTCCTAAATTAGAAGGTAAATGTCCATCAGATATTCCACCAGAATCACCAATGGCCATCAACTGTGAGTACGGTTCATTTGATAACGAAAAGTATATCTTGCCAAGAACTAAATACGATGTTCAAATTGACGAAGAATCACCAAGACCAGGTCAACAAACTTTCGAAAAGATGATCTCCGGTTACTATTTGGGAGAAGTTTTGagattgattttattggAATTTGCTGaagagaagaaattgatctTCAAAGGTCAAAACCTTGACAAGTTGAAGGTTCCATACGTCATGGATGCCTCTTATCCAtccaaaattgaagaagatcCATTTGAAAACTTGTCTGATGTCGCCGACTTATTTAGAGAAAAATTGGGCATTGAAACCACAGAACCAGAAAGAAAGATTATCCGTTGTTTAGCGGAATTGATTGGTGAAAGATCTGCTAGATTCTCTGTTTGTGGTATTGCTGCTATTTGCCAAAAGAGAGGTTACAAAACCGCTCATTGTGCTGCTGACGGTTCAGTGTACAACAAGTACCCAGGGTTCAAAGAAAGAACTGCCCAAGCTTTAAGAGACATCTACGAATGGCCAGCTGATGTCAAGGACCCAATCATCATTGTTCCAGCTGAAGATGGTAGTGGTGTTGGTGCTGCCGTTATTGCTGCTTTGACCGAAAAGAGATTAAAAGAAGGTAAATCCGTTGGTTTGTTGGGTGCTtag
- the MIM1 gene encoding Mim1p (Predicted mitochondrial protein involved in outer membrane protein import; rat catheter biofilm repressed), whose protein sequence is MSQEYINPSTLNSSNSLLIDELTESNDLVVLEEQLSPDEVILNADIINTERLIEESRSLEEQPSYVIDIFGILKKAAINLVLPFINGMMLGFGEILAHEIGFRYNWIGARVEPPRRMVQKKNESASKYL, encoded by the coding sequence ATGTCCCAAGAATATATAAATCCCAGCACATTAAACTCTTCGAATTCATTGCTTATAGATGAATTAACtgaatcaaatgatttGGTAGTTTTGGAGGAGCAATTATCACCTGATGAAGTGATTCTCAACGCTGACATTATAAATACAGAGCGCTTGATTGAAGAAAGTAGATCCTTAGAAGAGCAACCATCATATGtcattgatatttttgGAATACTAAAGAAAGCTGCCATCAATTTGGTTCTACCATTTATTAATGGTATGATGTTGGGTTTTGGTGAAATATTAGCACATGAGATTGGGTTCCGTTATAATTGGATTGGTGCAAGAGTCGAGCCTCCAAGAAGAATGGTGCAGAAAAAGAATGAGTCTGCTTCCAAGTATTTGTAG
- the FUM11 gene encoding fumarase (Fumarate hydratase; induced in high iron; protein in exponential and stationary-phase yeast cells, but higher in stationary phase; rat catheter biofilm repressed), which produces MSRIESDAFGEISVPADKYWGAQTQRSLGNFEIGDIKMPIPIIKAFGTLKKAAAIVNEKMGSLDPKLSSAIQEAASEVIEGKFNDNFPLVVYQTGSGTQSNMNANEVISNRAIEILGGEKGSKKPVHPNDHCNMSQSSNDTFPTVMHIAAVSEVEQQLLPKLTALRDAFEAKSKEFSDIIKIGRTHLQDATPLTLGQEFSGYVQQLTFGIERIKSTLPRLSNLAQGGTAVGTGLNTKKGFDVKIAEEISNLTGLQFHTAPNKFEALAAHDAIVETSGALNTLAVSLYKIANDIRYLGSGPRCGYGELSLPENEPGSSIMPGKVNPTQCEAMTMVCAQVMGNNTTITFSGASGQFELNVFKPVMAYNLLNSIRLLGDACQSFRLHCVESIKANKEKIDKVLNESLMLVTALNPKIGYDNASKAAKNAHKKGITLKESCLELELLTSEEFDEWVRPEKMIGPKD; this is translated from the coding sequence ATGTCACGTATTGAATCTGACGCTTTTGGTGAAATCTCAGTGCCGGCTGATAAATATTGGGGTGCTCAAACCCAGAGATCTTTGGGTAACTTTGAGATCGGCGATATTAAAATGccaattccaataattAAAGCTTTCGGGACTTTGAAAAAAGCCGCAGCTATcgttaatgaaaaaatggGTTCCTTAGACCCTAAATTATCATCTGCTATTCAAGAAGCTGCTTCCGAGGTAATTGAGGGAAAATTCAATGATAATTTCCCATTGGTGGTTTATCAAACTGGTTCAGGAACCCAATCGAACATGAATGCCAATGAGGTAATCTCCAACCGTgcaattgaaatattggGTGGAGAAAAAGGTTCCAAAAAACCAGTTCACCCAAATGACCATTGTAATATGTCTCAATCTTCTAATGATACTTTCCCAACTGTCATGCACATTGCTGCTGTTAGTGAAGTTGAACAGCAGTTATTGCCAAAATTGACCGCTTTGAGAGATGCCTTTGAAGctaaatcaaaagaatttaGTGACATCATTAAAATTGGTAGAACTCATTTGCAAGATGCTACTCCATTGACATTGGGTCAAGAGTTTTCTGGTTACGTTCAACAATTGACTTTTGGAATCGAAAGAATTAAGCTGACTTTGCCaagattatcaaatttagcACAAGGTGGTACTGCTGTAGGAACAGGTTTAAACACCAAAAAGGGGTTTGATGTTAAAATTGCTGAAGAAATATCCAATTTAACCGGTTTGCAATTCCACACTGCTCCAAACAAGTTTGAAGCATTGGCTGCACATGATGCCATCGTTGAAACATCTGGTGCTTTGAATACTTTGGCTGTTTCATTATACAAAATTGCCAATGATATCAGATACTTGGGGTCCGGTCCAAGATGTGGTTACGGTGAATTATCTTTACCTGAAAATGAACCAGGAAGTCTGATCATGCCTGGAAAAGTTAATCCAACCCAATGTGAAGCCATGACTATGGTCTGTGCACAAGTAATGGGTAATAATACTACAATCACCTTTTCAGGAGCTCTGGGTCAATTTGAGTTGAATGTATTCAAGCCTGTGATGGCATATAACTTATTAAATTCTATTAGATTGTTAGGTGATGCTTGTCAATCATTTAGATTGCATTGTGTTGAAAGTATTAAAGCCAACAAGGAAAAGATTGATAAGGTGTTGAATGAATCTTTGATGTTAGTTACCGCTTTAAACCCAAAAATTGGATATGATAACGCTTCGAAGGCTGCTAAGAATGCCCATAAAAAAGGCATTACCTTAAAGGAATCCTGTTTGGAGTTGGAATTATTAACTTCAGAAGAGTTTGACGAATGGGTCAGACCAGAAAAAATGATTGGTCCAAAGGATTAG
- the RPR2 gene encoding ribonuclease P protein subunit (Ortholog(s) have ribonuclease P activity, role in intronic box C/D snoRNA processing, tRNA processing and cytosol, nucleolar ribonuclease P complex localization), translating into MAKGKGKGKGKGKDKGKSVPNRDNYARISYLYQISNQFYLAHPEYQALSRGYNRNLDLIAKKTVIKLSPHIKRTLCKKCNTMLIPGLTMSMYIENLSKQKSQHNDVFVNKCLNCGKCKRFPVGKDRNYILFTDKQNENIPT; encoded by the coding sequence ATGGCTAAAGGTAAAGGCAAAGGCAAAGGCAAAGGCAAAGATAAAGGAAAGTCTGTCCCCAACCGGGATAATTATGCAAGAATATCATATTTGTATCAAATTAGTAATCAATTTTACCTAGCCCATCCAGAGTACCAAGCCTTATCTAGAGGATATAACAGAAACTTGGATCTAATTGCCAAAAAAACTGTCATAAAACTATCACCACACATAAAAAGGACATTATGCAAGAAATGCAATACTATGCTTATTCCTGGCTTGACTATGTCAATGTATATTGAGAATTTATCGAAACAAAAGTCACAGCATAATGATGTATTTGTTAACAAGTGTTTAAATTGTGGGAAATGCAAACGATTCCCCGTTGGAAAAGATAGAAACTACATTTTATTTACCGATAAACAGAATGAAAACATACCAACCTAA
- the PRE6 gene encoding proteasome core particle subunit alpha 4 (Putative alpha-4 subunit of the proteasome; reported as macrophage-induced protein and macrophage/pseudohyphal-repressed gene; regulated by Gcn2p and Gcn4p; removed from/reinstated in Assembly 20 (see Locus History)): MSGYDSALSIFSPDGHVFQVEYASEAVKRGTCAVGVKGKNTVVLGCEKRTALKLQDPRITPSKICKVDHHILLAFAGLNADARILVDKARVEAQSHKLTLEDPVSVEYLTKYVAGVQQKYTQSGGVRPFGIATLIAGFDVRDDVPKLFQTEPSGVFNAWKAHAIGRSSKTVKEFLEKHYEEDLSEEETIKLTVKSLLEVVQTGAKNIEVSVLKPGAVIKKLDVDEIKKYVDAIEAEKAAEAEKKKQKSKD; this comes from the exons atgagTGGTTACGATAGtgcattatcaattttctC ACCGGATGGACATGTTTTCC aGGTTGAATATGCTTCAGAAGCTGTCAAAAGAGGTACTTGTGCCGTTGGGGTCAAAGGGAAAAATACAGTGGTATTAGGATGTGAAAAGAGAACTGCATTGAAGTTGCAAGATCCAAGAATTACTCCATCGAAGATATGTAAAGTTGATCATCATATTCTTTTAGCATTTGCTGGTTTGAATGCCGATGCCAGAATATTGGTCGACAAGGCACGAGTAGAAGCCCAATCCCACAAATTGACATTAGAAGATCCCGTTAGTGTTGAGTATTTGACCAAATATGTTGCTGGTGTTCAGCAGAAATATACACAGCTGGGTGGTGTAAGACCGTTTGGTATTGCCACCTTGATTGCTGGATTTGATGTTCGTGACGATGTTccaaaattatttcaaaCTGAACCTTCAGGTGTGTTCAACGCTTGGAAGGCTCATGCCATTGGTAGATCTTCAAAAACAGTCAAAGaatttttagaaaaacATTACGAAGAGGATTTGAGTGAGGAAGAAACCATCAAATTAACTGTGAAATCACTTTTGGAGGTGGTTCAAACAGGTGCTAAGAACATTGAAGTTTCTGTTTTGAAACCTGGTGCtgttataaaaaaattggatgTTGACGAAATCAAAAAGTATGTAGATGCAATTGAGGCTGAAAAAGCTGCTGAAGcagagaagaaaaagcaaaaatcaaaggattag
- a CDS encoding multifunctional nuclease (Ortholog(s) have 5'-3' exodeoxyribonuclease activity involved in UV-damage excision repair, 5'-flap endonuclease activity, double-stranded DNA 5'-3' exodeoxyribonuclease activity, single-stranded DNA 5'-3' exodeoxyribonuclease activity) → MGVKGLNQLIKEHSPSAYKEFQLKNLFGRKVAIDASMCLYQFLIAVRQSDGQQLTNEDGETTSHLSGMFYRTIKMVENNIKPVYVFDGKPPVLKGGELEKRLLRREEAQKQKTALGDEGTVEEVLKFEKRLVRVTREQNEEAKKLLQLMGIPCVDAPCEAEAQCAELARGGKVYAAASEDMDTLCYEPPFLLRHLTFSEARKMPIDQIEYKDAIAGLDMTKEQFIDLCILLGCDYCESIKGIGQATAFKLIKEHGSLDNIVEWIKNNKTKYTLPENWPYDEARQLFMNPEVTNASEINLKWKEPDVDGLIEFMVKQKGFSEDRIRSGAEKLKKGLKGGVQGRLDGFFKVVKTDDKKRKADPKESKASKKKKK, encoded by the coding sequence ATGGGAGTTAAAGGGcttaatcaattaattaaagaaCACTCACCTAGTGCTTATAAAGAATTTCAGTTGAAGAATCTCTTCGGAAGAAAAGTAGCTATCGATGCCTCAATGTGCCTTtatcaattcttgattgCCGTTAGACAATCAGATGGACAACAATTAACTAACGAGGATGGGGAAACTACTTCACATTTGTCTGGTATGTTTTACCGTACCATCAAAATGGTTGAAAATAACATTAAACCAGTATATGTTTTCGATGGGAAACCACCTGTATTAAAAGGCGGAGAATTAGAAAAGAGATTATTGCGTAGAGAAGAGGcacaaaagcaaaaaacTGCCCTTGGTGACGAAGGGACCGTTGAAGAAGTgttgaaatttgaaaagagGTTGGTAAGAGTGACAAGAGAGCAAAACGAGGAAGCCAAAAAATTACTACAATTAATGGGGATTCCCTGTGTTGATGCTCCATGTGAAGCGGAGGCGCAATGTGCTGAATTGGCTCGCGGAGGAAAAGTCTACGCTGCTGCTTCAGAGGATATGGACACATTGTGTTATGAACCACCTTTTTTGTTAAGACATTTGACTTTTTCAGAAGCAAGAAAGATGCCTATCGACCAAATTGAATACAAGGACGCAATTGCCGGATTGGACATGACAAAAGAACAGTTTATTGATTTGTGTATATTGCTTGGTTGTGACTATTGTGAATCAATCAAAGGTATTGGACAAGCAACGGCCtttaaattgatcaaagaACATGGTTCCTTGGATAATATCGTTGAATGgatcaaaaacaataaaacgAAATACACACTTCCCGAAAATTGGCCCTACGATGAAGCAAGACAATTGTTTATGAATCCAGAGGTGACAAATGCTAGCGAGATTAATTTGAAATGGAAAGAACCAGATGTAGATGGATTAATTGAGTTTATGGTTAAGCAGAAAGGGTTTAGTGAGGATAGAATCAGAAGTGGTGCCGAAAAGCTAAAGAAAGGGTTGAAAGGTGGCGTCCAAGGTAGACTAGATGGATTCTTTAAAGTTGTAAAGACCGATGacaaaaagagaaaagcCGACCCTAAAGAATCAAAGGCTagtaaaaagaagaaaaaatag
- the CDC10 gene encoding septin (Septin, required for wild-type cell, hyphal, or chlamydospore morphology; role in virulence and kidney tissue invasion in mouse infection; forms ring at sites of cell division and filaments in mature chlamydospore; Spider biofilm repressed), which translates to MSIEEPSTQHIAQPQKYVGFDTITTQIENRLLKRGFQFNIMVVGRSGLGKSTLVNTLFSSKLTTSQGRKSPSEPIEKTTEIKVASHSLLENNVRLNINVIDTPGFGDQINNEKCWEPLVKYVKEQHSQYLRKELTAQRDKFLADTRVHCILYFIPPNGQKLKQLDVQALKKLSEIANVVPIIAKSDSLTLDERSEFKKLLQSEFMKYNFNIYPYDSEDLYEEERQLNEDIKSLIPFAIAGSETEIEINGEMVRGRKTKWGAINIEDVSQCEFVFLRDFLTRTHLQDLIETTALTHYETFRSKQLIALKENASNPNRQSQLQKDQGQTSQQSNQDLKNTSGVPNAPMFQSTTGTAAAR; encoded by the coding sequence ATGTCCATCGAAGAACCTAGTACACAGCACATTGCTCAACCACAAAAATATGTTGGTTTCGATACCATTACTAcccaaattgaaaatagatTGTTGAAACGAggatttcaattcaacatTATGGTTGTTGGTAGATCAGGTTTGGGTAAAAGTACTTTGGTCAATACTTTGTTTTCATCTAAGTTAACTACATCCCAAGGAAGAAAACTGCCAAGTGAACctattgaaaaaacaactGAAATCAAAGTTGCTTCTCATTCATTGTTGGAAAATAATGTAAGATTGAATATTAATGTTATTGACACACCAGGGTTTGGCGACCAAATAAATAACGAAAAATGCTGGGAACCATTGGTCAAGTATGTAAAAGAACAACATTCTCAATATTTGAGAAAGGAATTGACTGCTCAAAGAGACAAGTTTTTGGCAGACACCAGAGTTCATTGTATATTGTACTTTATTCCACCAAACGgtcaaaaattgaaacagtTGGATGTCCAGgcattgaagaaattgagtGAGATTGCCAATGTTGTTCCTATTATTGCTAAATCAGACTCCTTGACTTTGGATGAAAGAAgtgaattcaaaaaattgttacAACTGGAGTTTATGAAGTATAACTTTAACATATACCCTTACGATAGCGAAGATTTGTacgaagaagaaagacaattgaatgaagatataaaatcattaattccATTTGCAATTGCTGGATCAGAGactgaaattgaaatcaatggTGAAATGGTCAGAGGAAGAAAAACTAAATGGGGTGCTATCAATATTGAAGATGTTAGTCAATGTGAATTTGTCTTTTTGAGAGACTTTTTGACTAGAACTCACTTACAggatttgattgaaactACTGCTTTGACTCATTATGAAACTTTCAGATCCAAACAATTAATTGCTTTGAAGGAAAATGCGTCTAACCCAAATAGACAATCCCAACTTCAAAAAGATCAAGGGCAAACCTCACAACAATCAAACCAAGATTTGAAGAACACCTCTGGTGTGCCAAATGCTCCTATGTTCCAATCAACTACAGGTACTGCTGCTGCTAGATAA
- a CDS encoding mitochondrial 54S ribosomal protein bL32m (Ortholog(s) have structural constituent of ribosome activity and mitochondrial inner membrane, mitochondrial large ribosomal subunit localization) encodes MSLALRFGTVASIQEALWGVVPRLPSITIRLGLQNRLGNQSTTDERLQELKEKIEESGGEAPFMIDNGTILKAVPKKKLSRARRRKKLYAPGNKQVHPINNIVRCSACGSVKRSHFMCMNCFAEIKTFLKSLKRKNGIIKDTVNPQSDLNPLDERVIYPGKFETDHERQLKAKEWVPKREKPMPYDNTQVRHRKVNPKKGKVMVELE; translated from the coding sequence ATGTCGTTAGCTTTAAGATTTGGGACTGTTGCATCAATTCAAGAGGCGTTATGGGGTGTGGTTCCACGTTTACCTTCAATAACTATACGTCTTGGGTTGCAGAACAGACTTGGTAATCAAAGCACAACTGATGAGAGattacaagaattgaaagaaaaaattgaagaatcaGGAGGTGAAGCTCCTTTTATGATAGATAATGGTACAATTTTAAAGGCCGTgccaaaaaagaaattatcaagagcaagaagaagaaagaagttGTATGCTCCAGGGAATAAGCAAGTCCatccaataaataatattgtaAGGTGTTCAGCATGTGGAAGTGTTAAACGTTCACATTTCATGTGTATGAATTGCTTTGCTGAAATTAAGACATTTTTAAAGAGTTTAAAGAGAAAGAATGGAATAATCAAAGACACTGTCAACCCACAAAGTGATTTAAATCCATTAGATGAAAGAGTTATATATCCTGGTAAATTTGAAACCGACCACGAACGACAATTGAAGGCTAAGGAATGGGTGccaaaaagagaaaaaccAATGCCATATGACAACACTCAAGTTAGACATCGCAAAGTAAACCCCAAAAAGGGTAAAGTAATGGTTGAACTCGAGTAA